In Paenibacillus hexagrammi, the following are encoded in one genomic region:
- the xylF gene encoding D-xylose ABC transporter substrate-binding protein yields MEKRSGMGLAVVLLAAAVAGCGVVSDNGGSKETGQASSGKKSDGKIVIGMSMDTLKEERWQKDRDIFSAKVKELGGEVKVLAANGDDATQMSQAEQLISQGVNVLVVIPHNAEATAQIVEKAHKEGIKVISYDRLIKNSDVDYYVSFDNVRVGEMQAKAITDKVSKGNFVYIGGADTDNNAILFKQGAMNILKPLQDKGDIKIVYDQFSKDWKPEEALKNMENALTANNNNIQAVVAANDGTAGGAIQALTAQGLAGKIPVSGQDADLAAVQRIAEGKQTMTVYKPINAIATKAAEMAISLAKDGKVDGADKKVNNGKIDVPSILLDPISVDKNNLMDTVIKDGFHKVEDVFKNVPKENWPKQ; encoded by the coding sequence ATGGAAAAAAGAAGCGGCATGGGGCTAGCTGTTGTTTTGCTGGCTGCTGCTGTCGCGGGCTGCGGCGTCGTATCGGATAACGGAGGCAGCAAAGAAACCGGTCAAGCGTCATCCGGCAAGAAAAGTGATGGTAAAATTGTCATCGGTATGTCAATGGACACGCTGAAGGAAGAACGCTGGCAGAAAGATCGCGACATCTTCTCGGCAAAGGTCAAGGAGCTGGGCGGAGAAGTGAAAGTTCTTGCCGCTAACGGTGATGATGCGACTCAAATGAGCCAGGCTGAGCAACTGATCTCGCAGGGCGTTAATGTACTGGTGGTCATCCCTCACAACGCCGAAGCGACAGCTCAAATCGTAGAAAAGGCCCATAAAGAAGGGATTAAGGTAATCTCTTACGACCGTTTGATCAAAAATTCGGACGTAGATTACTATGTTTCGTTCGACAACGTGCGCGTAGGTGAAATGCAGGCGAAGGCCATTACGGACAAGGTGTCCAAAGGAAACTTTGTCTACATTGGCGGCGCGGATACGGACAATAACGCCATCTTGTTCAAGCAAGGAGCGATGAATATTCTCAAGCCGCTTCAGGACAAAGGCGATATTAAAATCGTGTACGATCAATTCTCGAAAGACTGGAAGCCGGAAGAAGCTCTCAAAAACATGGAGAATGCGCTGACGGCTAACAATAATAATATTCAAGCGGTCGTTGCCGCGAATGACGGCACGGCAGGCGGAGCTATTCAGGCGCTCACAGCACAAGGGCTTGCAGGCAAAATTCCAGTGTCCGGGCAAGATGCAGACCTTGCGGCGGTACAACGCATTGCCGAAGGCAAGCAGACGATGACGGTTTACAAGCCGATCAATGCCATTGCAACGAAAGCAGCGGAAATGGCGATTTCTTTGGCGAAGGACGGCAAGGTCGACGGAGCGGATAAGAAAGTGAACAACGGCAAAATCGACGTTCCTTCCATTCTATTGGATCCGATCTCCGTGGATAAAAACAACTTGATGGACACGGTCATCAAAGACGGTTTCCACAAAGTCGAAGACGTATTCAAAAATGTTCCTAAAGAGAACTGGCCTAAACAATAA
- a CDS encoding xylose ABC transporter ATP-binding protein encodes MYALEMIDITKEFPGVKALSGVNFKVRQGEIHALCGENGAGKSTLMKVLSGLYTARTYSGEIRIHGEKKEFHSISDAEKSGIAIIHQELALVKDMTIGENIFLGREPKKRGIIQWDELYHNAALWLTRVGLNVSPDTPIGSLGIGQQQLVEIAKALSKHTKILILDEPTAALTESEVEILMGILHQLRDNGVSCIYISHKMPEVFLLADHITVLRDGQTIDTLPGSGTTDDEVVSLMVGRELTERYPRVPHTPKETVLEVRHYSVWHQENRHQQVIRDVNFSLRRGEILGIAGLMGAGRTELVSSLFGAYGGRAEGEVLIEGKPVRIRSIPDAVRAGMALVTEDRKRQGLVLNMDVKSNTTMATMGKVSNYSVINDNEEIKWSQKYVGELKIKTSSLETPVGTLSGGNQQKVVIGKWLMASPKILIVDEPTRGIDVGAKFEIYNLMNQLIDQGVAIIMISSELPEIIGMSDRILVMCEGKFVRELDYREATQENIMSAATGGR; translated from the coding sequence ATGTACGCGCTGGAAATGATCGATATCACGAAAGAATTTCCGGGTGTGAAAGCGCTCAGCGGAGTGAATTTCAAGGTGCGTCAAGGTGAGATTCACGCACTCTGCGGTGAGAATGGAGCAGGCAAATCAACGCTGATGAAGGTACTCAGCGGCTTATATACGGCAAGGACCTATAGCGGAGAGATTCGCATTCATGGTGAAAAGAAGGAATTCCATTCCATCTCGGACGCCGAGAAATCAGGTATCGCGATTATTCACCAGGAGCTGGCGCTCGTGAAAGATATGACCATCGGTGAGAACATTTTTCTAGGCAGGGAGCCCAAGAAGCGCGGCATCATCCAATGGGACGAACTGTATCACAATGCGGCCCTTTGGCTGACAAGGGTGGGACTGAATGTAAGTCCCGACACCCCTATTGGCTCGCTCGGAATCGGACAGCAGCAGCTTGTCGAGATCGCCAAGGCTTTATCCAAGCATACAAAAATCCTCATCCTTGATGAACCGACCGCTGCGCTGACTGAAAGCGAAGTAGAGATTTTGATGGGAATTCTTCATCAATTACGGGACAACGGCGTCTCCTGCATTTATATTTCTCATAAAATGCCGGAGGTGTTCCTGTTAGCCGATCATATTACCGTCTTACGTGACGGTCAAACGATCGATACGCTTCCAGGAAGCGGCACAACCGATGATGAGGTCGTTTCACTCATGGTCGGCCGGGAGCTGACAGAGCGGTATCCGCGTGTGCCGCACACACCGAAGGAGACGGTGCTTGAAGTTCGCCATTATTCGGTATGGCATCAGGAAAACAGGCATCAGCAGGTGATACGTGATGTTAATTTCTCTTTGCGCAGAGGCGAGATTCTAGGCATCGCGGGTCTTATGGGAGCTGGCAGGACGGAGCTGGTGTCCAGCTTGTTCGGCGCCTACGGAGGCAGAGCTGAAGGAGAGGTGCTGATCGAAGGGAAGCCGGTTCGAATCCGTTCCATTCCCGATGCGGTTCGCGCCGGGATGGCGCTCGTTACCGAAGACCGCAAACGGCAGGGCCTGGTGCTGAACATGGATGTGAAGAGCAACACCACGATGGCCACGATGGGGAAAGTATCTAATTACAGTGTTATCAATGATAACGAGGAAATCAAATGGAGCCAGAAGTATGTGGGCGAGCTGAAGATAAAAACATCTTCATTAGAAACCCCGGTAGGAACACTGTCCGGTGGGAATCAGCAGAAGGTCGTCATTGGAAAATGGCTGATGGCAAGTCCGAAAATCCTGATCGTGGATGAACCGACCCGCGGTATCGATGTAGGAGCCAAATTTGAAATCTATAACCTGATGAATCAACTGATTGATCAAGGCGTCGCCATTATTATGATATCGTCCGAGCTTCCCGAGATTATAGGCATGAGCGACAGAATTCTGGTCATGTGCGAAGGGAAATTCGTACGGGAACTGGATTACCGCGAAGCGACGCAAGAGAATATTATGTCTGCGGCAACAGGAGGAAGATAA
- a CDS encoding sugar ABC transporter permease, whose protein sequence is MDVRAYTMVGALIFIWLLFGLLNDTFLTPRNLSNLFTQMSVTGILAIGMVLVIVAGHIDLSVGSLVGLTGGIAAILSNWLELPAIVVILGTLAAGLILGCFQGWLVAYKAVPAFIVTLGGMLVFRGALMGITKSMTIPISDPVLELMGNAYFAKGFGLLLALITIAVIVWSTLRKRKSRLKYGFTVAPFGADLIKMTGFSILVIAFVLVVNSYKGIPFPIIFVLVLAIIFSFVATKTTFGRHIYAIGGNIEAARLSGINIKLKTMVVFICSGLLGSIASIVLTSRLSSATISAGNMAEMDAIAACVIGGTSLMGGSGKVTGAILGALVMTSLDNGMSLMGLESFWQYLVKGSILVFAVWLDISNRNKKSVK, encoded by the coding sequence ATGGATGTTCGCGCTTATACGATGGTAGGAGCCCTGATATTCATTTGGCTGCTGTTCGGGCTGCTCAACGATACGTTTCTGACGCCACGGAACTTGTCCAATTTATTTACGCAAATGTCGGTTACAGGAATATTGGCCATCGGTATGGTGCTAGTCATCGTAGCGGGACATATTGATCTGTCCGTGGGCTCATTGGTTGGACTGACAGGAGGAATTGCAGCGATTCTCAGTAATTGGCTGGAGCTTCCGGCTATTGTAGTCATTCTGGGAACGCTGGCAGCGGGGCTGATTTTAGGTTGTTTTCAGGGCTGGCTGGTTGCTTATAAAGCTGTTCCTGCCTTTATTGTCACACTGGGCGGCATGCTGGTGTTTCGAGGGGCGTTAATGGGCATTACCAAATCGATGACGATTCCGATCTCGGATCCTGTTTTGGAGCTGATGGGAAATGCATATTTTGCCAAAGGATTTGGCCTGCTCCTTGCGCTGATTACGATAGCGGTGATTGTCTGGTCGACACTCAGAAAGCGCAAATCCCGGCTTAAATATGGCTTTACAGTCGCTCCTTTCGGAGCCGACCTGATCAAGATGACAGGCTTCAGCATTTTGGTAATCGCATTTGTACTGGTTGTCAACAGCTACAAAGGAATTCCGTTCCCTATTATCTTTGTCCTGGTTCTGGCTATCATCTTCTCTTTTGTCGCTACAAAGACTACGTTCGGACGTCATATCTATGCAATTGGAGGCAATATCGAGGCGGCAAGGCTTTCGGGGATCAATATCAAGCTGAAAACGATGGTCGTATTCATTTGCAGTGGCCTATTGGGCTCGATCGCCTCTATCGTGTTGACCTCCCGATTATCCTCCGCCACTATTTCTGCTGGAAATATGGCCGAGATGGATGCCATTGCGGCATGCGTGATCGGCGGAACATCGCTAATGGGGGGCTCAGGTAAGGTAACTGGCGCGATCCTGGGAGCGCTGGTCATGACATCGCTGGATAACGGCATGTCGCTCATGGGCTTGGAATCGTTTTGGCAGTACCTGGTAAAAGGCAGCATTCTTGTGTTTGCTGTCTGGCTGGATATTTCGAACCGAAATAAAAAATCCGTCAAATAA
- a CDS encoding sugar-binding protein, protein MEDEKMKDIKWLISFIIIMTAFGFLFVRFAMDSNQIQDIVEQLKGEKHRESGSKHIVLIEQEQGHPYWQLVEKGAKKAALQHHIEIECIGPVRNSMEEQLKLLEKAIASKVDGIIVQGLNDEKFTPVINKAMDRGIPVLTIDTDAPTSKRLAYVGTNNREAGSLLGQIVLQITGGAGKVGVIIGSESAESQMQRLSGLQSSIASYKNLQIVDVRPSNISLMEAIQQASEMLQSHPEITTMVGTSATDALGILQAAKSLKRVDLRIIGFDDLPETLDAIGKGDIEATVVQEPYGMGKTSVDLLDDYFRGQSLPANRFTEVKMMGRRELKGGITP, encoded by the coding sequence GTGGAAGATGAAAAAATGAAAGATATCAAATGGCTGATTAGCTTTATTATCATCATGACGGCCTTTGGCTTTTTGTTCGTTCGGTTCGCCATGGATTCGAATCAGATACAGGATATTGTTGAGCAGTTAAAGGGCGAGAAGCATCGGGAATCCGGGAGCAAGCATATTGTACTGATCGAGCAGGAACAAGGCCATCCCTACTGGCAGTTGGTTGAAAAAGGGGCCAAGAAAGCGGCATTGCAGCATCATATCGAAATCGAATGTATAGGACCTGTCCGCAACAGCATGGAAGAACAGCTGAAACTGCTGGAAAAGGCGATCGCCTCCAAGGTAGACGGCATTATTGTACAAGGCTTAAATGACGAGAAGTTTACACCTGTTATCAATAAAGCGATGGATCGCGGGATTCCGGTACTAACCATTGATACCGATGCGCCGACCAGCAAACGGCTCGCATATGTGGGGACCAATAATAGGGAGGCGGGCAGTCTGCTTGGGCAAATCGTTCTTCAAATCACGGGTGGAGCAGGTAAAGTGGGCGTGATCATCGGCAGTGAATCTGCCGAGAGCCAGATGCAGCGTTTAAGCGGCCTGCAAAGCAGCATAGCCTCTTATAAAAACTTGCAAATCGTAGATGTCCGGCCTTCGAATATCTCCTTGATGGAGGCGATTCAGCAGGCGTCGGAGATGCTGCAATCCCATCCGGAGATTACAACGATGGTCGGTACGAGCGCTACTGATGCGTTGGGAATTCTCCAGGCTGCCAAAAGCTTAAAACGGGTTGATCTGCGGATTATCGGCTTTGACGATTTGCCGGAGACGCTGGATGCGATCGGTAAAGGCGACATAGAAGCAACCGTCGTGCAAGAGCCTTACGGGATGGGTAAAACCTCCGTTGATCTGCTCGATGATTATTTTCGCGGCCAATCGCTGCCGGCCAATCGCTTTACCGAAGTGAAAATGATGGGACGAAGGGAATTGAAAGGAGGCATAACTCCTTGA
- a CDS encoding sensor histidine kinase, translated as MSIHRKLFIFIPLLVLLMSFVSYFLFESSKSAQESYFLLMDRILLYKQVSRECSDVMKYLYRYDIQMDADTFPELQRHVNELTGLREQLAGMDRNDLNALPIKNYINMLDTFMEQITTMIDGSQTQDSNTKAGTYLQAEKVSRFIGEEGQGLVDLELEHYRPLYEHIMQTTSEMNKLGVYLVFTVALLSIVGALWLSSSISIPIRRLVLTAKQISKGKLDTKAPELHTGDEIEILGKSFNHMLDNIQDLMAKNMKSLENERLVKELELKTLQSQINPHFLFNTLNAIAKLAYIEGAERTSELTVSVSRLLRYNLQKLDHPVTLRDEVGHAMEYMTIQKARFRDRIHFVAEIDETALDQIVPCLTLQPILENAIVHGIEDMEEGAELTLSIVKEQQHVRVDIKDNGKGMDEEIRAMLLQSILEESRWPLHVKKQSTGLGTANVFKRLQLFFDGRQSIDIISSKGAGTIVRFRLPSGEEAADTKEEEKHVPVADS; from the coding sequence TTGAGTATTCACCGCAAGTTGTTTATTTTTATTCCACTTCTTGTGCTGTTAATGAGCTTCGTTTCTTATTTTTTGTTTGAAAGCAGCAAAAGCGCGCAGGAAAGTTATTTTTTGTTAATGGACCGGATTTTGTTATATAAACAGGTCTCCCGTGAATGCAGTGACGTGATGAAGTATCTGTATCGGTACGATATCCAAATGGATGCTGACACCTTTCCCGAGCTCCAGAGACATGTGAATGAATTGACAGGACTCCGAGAACAATTAGCGGGCATGGACCGGAACGACCTGAATGCGCTCCCCATTAAGAACTATATCAACATGCTGGACACCTTTATGGAACAGATTACGACCATGATCGACGGGAGCCAGACACAGGATTCCAACACCAAGGCAGGGACCTATTTGCAAGCGGAAAAAGTATCCCGCTTTATCGGCGAGGAAGGACAAGGGTTGGTAGATTTGGAATTGGAGCATTACCGCCCTCTGTATGAGCATATCATGCAGACAACCTCTGAAATGAATAAGCTAGGCGTCTATCTGGTATTTACGGTGGCACTGCTCAGTATTGTAGGGGCTCTGTGGCTGTCCAGCAGCATCAGTATCCCGATCCGCCGTCTGGTGCTAACAGCTAAGCAGATATCCAAGGGGAAGCTGGATACGAAAGCACCGGAGCTGCATACAGGAGATGAAATTGAAATTTTGGGGAAAAGCTTCAACCATATGCTGGATAACATCCAGGATTTGATGGCCAAGAACATGAAAAGCCTGGAAAATGAGCGCCTTGTGAAGGAGCTCGAGCTTAAAACCCTGCAGAGCCAAATCAATCCGCACTTTTTATTTAATACACTGAATGCCATTGCCAAGCTTGCCTATATAGAAGGTGCGGAGCGTACCAGTGAGCTGACGGTTTCCGTATCGAGGCTGCTGCGTTATAACCTGCAAAAGCTGGATCATCCTGTCACTCTGCGTGACGAAGTGGGGCATGCCATGGAATATATGACGATCCAGAAGGCGCGATTCCGTGACCGCATTCATTTTGTTGCGGAAATTGATGAAACGGCCTTGGATCAAATTGTACCGTGCTTGACGCTGCAGCCTATTCTAGAGAACGCGATTGTCCACGGGATCGAAGACATGGAAGAAGGCGCTGAGCTAACATTGAGCATCGTCAAGGAACAGCAGCATGTCCGGGTTGATATTAAGGATAACGGTAAAGGAATGGATGAGGAGATAAGGGCTATGCTGCTGCAATCCATCTTGGAAGAAAGCCGCTGGCCGCTGCATGTCAAGAAACAGTCGACAGGTCTTGGAACAGCAAATGTGTTCAAAAGACTGCAGCTTTTCTTTGATGGCAGGCAGTCCATTGACATTATAAGCAGTAAGGGAGCAGGGACGATCGTCAGGTTCAGACTGCCCTCGGGCGAAGAAGCGGCAGACACGAAGGAGGAGGAGAAGCATGTACCGGTTGCTGATAGCTGA
- a CDS encoding response regulator: MYRLLIADDEALEREGLEMMVKHVMKDQFEIYHAENGRRAIQLAEEKRPHIVFMDIKMPGIHGLEAVREILARHPDTRIVMVTAHDFFAYAKEALSLGVKDYILKPAKRDELLDILRKQIDALEEESGKRKEEMEIRLKLNRLLPLAENELSLMLMMDYVQELDLMYMAELLDLEWEKGYAVVISFPYQEQMDWEQFQHARKTMYEELKQYLKLQLPCMVSPMTGNRMAVFIPCPSYGAGYTHRVDSLQWGERLQAFAEGRFGLSACMGIGSVQEGIEGLRQSYQEAAAAAVDSSAVTRIRHFEDMQQLEGTAGISRAEEKRLLDTIQRLSRDEAYLIFSQIFDRLLHQYGENISGCKDELTALFISLARQLTRHSASDLMNRFAGVQDGKALREAVFTQLDRLLDELTEERKRRQFGVMERAKSYIHDHYKLEISMEQTAEAVNLSPYYFSKMFKLHVGETFIDYVTGLRIEEAKQLLEQEELSFKEICYMSGYHDPNYFSRIFKKTTGVTPTEYRKYLQKNVRSI, encoded by the coding sequence ATGTACCGGTTGCTGATAGCTGATGATGAAGCGCTCGAAAGAGAAGGGCTCGAAATGATGGTTAAGCATGTGATGAAGGATCAATTTGAAATCTATCACGCGGAAAACGGCCGCAGGGCCATACAGCTTGCGGAAGAGAAGCGCCCGCATATTGTGTTTATGGATATTAAAATGCCCGGTATTCACGGTTTGGAGGCTGTACGCGAAATTCTTGCCAGGCATCCGGATACTCGGATTGTGATGGTCACGGCGCATGATTTTTTTGCCTATGCCAAAGAAGCGCTTTCCCTTGGAGTGAAGGACTATATTCTAAAGCCTGCCAAGCGGGATGAATTGCTGGACATTCTTCGCAAGCAGATTGATGCCTTAGAGGAGGAGAGCGGCAAACGCAAGGAAGAAATGGAAATTCGGCTGAAGCTGAACCGCCTTCTTCCGCTTGCCGAGAATGAGTTGAGTCTGATGCTGATGATGGACTATGTGCAAGAGCTGGACTTGATGTATATGGCGGAGCTTCTAGATCTTGAGTGGGAGAAGGGATACGCTGTGGTCATTTCGTTTCCCTATCAGGAACAGATGGACTGGGAGCAATTTCAGCATGCAAGGAAAACGATGTATGAGGAGCTCAAGCAATATCTCAAACTCCAGCTGCCTTGTATGGTAAGCCCAATGACAGGCAATCGCATGGCGGTGTTCATTCCATGTCCTTCCTATGGAGCAGGGTACACCCATCGGGTGGATTCCCTGCAGTGGGGAGAGCGGCTGCAAGCCTTTGCAGAGGGCAGATTCGGGTTGTCGGCCTGCATGGGCATCGGCTCCGTACAGGAAGGGATAGAAGGGCTTCGGCAATCGTATCAAGAGGCAGCTGCCGCAGCGGTAGACTCCTCAGCCGTGACGAGAATCCGTCATTTCGAGGATATGCAGCAGCTTGAAGGGACGGCAGGCATATCTCGCGCCGAGGAGAAACGGCTGCTGGACACGATTCAGCGCCTGAGCAGAGACGAAGCTTACCTCATTTTCAGTCAAATTTTCGACCGATTGCTTCATCAATATGGGGAGAACATATCCGGATGCAAAGATGAGCTTACGGCGCTGTTTATTTCCTTGGCCAGACAGCTGACCCGCCACTCTGCATCTGACCTGATGAACCGTTTTGCCGGTGTTCAAGACGGGAAAGCTCTGCGGGAGGCCGTGTTCACACAGCTCGACCGTTTGCTTGATGAGCTTACGGAGGAACGGAAGCGCAGGCAATTCGGCGTCATGGAGAGAGCAAAGTCTTATATCCATGATCATTATAAGCTTGAAATTTCCATGGAGCAGACCGCGGAAGCTGTCAATTTAAGCCCTTACTATTTCAGTAAAATGTTCAAGCTGCATGTGGGTGAAACGTTCATTGATTATGTGACAGGGTTAAGAATCGAGGAGGCTAAGCAGCTGTTGGAGCAAGAGGAGCTGAGCTTTAAGGAAATTTGCTACATGTCGGGCTACCATGATCCGAATTATTTTAGCCGAATTTTCAAGAAAACAACAGGTGTGACTCCCACGGAATATCGGAAATATTTACAAAAGAACGTACGTTCGATATAA
- a CDS encoding GyrI-like domain-containing protein, translated as MILETKIVEKAAFSVIGQAETIHFDPSLPPSENTISQLWKEFNGRCCEIEGQVGFRAYGLVLHKPGSNPNDPFAYTAAVQVSGEASPPTGMIRLEVPAARYAVVTLRGPLDEISQGFQYFWGQWLPASPYEYDGGTLTGKYEFEFYDQRCTTPDDPNSEIDLYFPVRGKVE; from the coding sequence ATGATCCTAGAAACCAAGATTGTCGAGAAAGCTGCCTTTAGCGTAATAGGCCAAGCGGAGACCATACATTTTGACCCGTCTCTTCCTCCTTCGGAGAACACGATCTCTCAGCTGTGGAAGGAATTCAACGGCAGGTGCTGTGAAATCGAAGGACAAGTGGGCTTTAGGGCTTATGGGCTCGTGCTTCATAAGCCTGGCAGCAATCCAAACGATCCATTTGCCTATACGGCAGCGGTTCAAGTATCAGGTGAAGCCAGTCCTCCTACCGGTATGATCCGGCTAGAAGTGCCGGCGGCGCGTTATGCCGTTGTCACGTTACGTGGTCCGCTTGATGAAATTTCCCAAGGCTTTCAGTACTTCTGGGGACAGTGGCTTCCTGCCAGCCCATACGAGTATGATGGCGGTACACTCACCGGGAAATATGAATTCGAATTCTATGATCAGCGCTGCACGACACCGGATGATCCTAATTCAGAAATCGATTTGTACTTTCCAGTTAGGGGCAAGGTGGAATAA